The following proteins come from a genomic window of Methylorubrum populi:
- a CDS encoding GntP family permease, with protein sequence MSFLICLAALFFLMAIAYRGFSVILFAPVAAMGAVLLTDPAAVPTLFSGLFMEKLVGFLKLYFPVFLLGAVFGKLIEISGFARSIVGAVTGLLGEGRAIVAIVLVGAILTYGGVSLFVAVFAVYPFAAELFRRSNIPKRLIPGTIALGAFTFTMDTLPGTPQIQNIIPASFFKTDAYAAPWLGIIGALFVFCVGVAYLEWRRRRAGDEGYGEGHSNEPQAVEDRVVIHPLVAILPLLIVGIGNKLLLAWITAAYGEQASAALTPEMAAHPVTVQVKTVAAIWAVQGALLLGILATVILGFRNLAERFSEGSKAAVAGSLLAGMNTATEYGFGAVIAALPGFKVISDALSAIPNPLINEAVTVNVLAGVTGSASGGLSIALGALSGRFVEAAQAAGIPLEVMHRVASMASGGMDTLPHNGAVITLLAVTGLTHRQSYGDIFAITIIKTVAVFFVIGVYYLTGLV encoded by the coding sequence TTGAGCTTCCTGATCTGCCTCGCGGCGCTCTTCTTCCTGATGGCGATCGCCTATCGCGGCTTCTCGGTCATCCTGTTCGCTCCCGTCGCCGCGATGGGCGCGGTGCTGCTCACCGACCCGGCGGCCGTGCCGACCCTCTTCTCCGGCCTGTTCATGGAGAAGCTCGTCGGCTTCCTGAAGCTGTACTTTCCCGTCTTCCTGCTCGGCGCGGTGTTCGGCAAGCTCATCGAGATCTCGGGCTTTGCCCGCTCCATCGTCGGCGCCGTCACCGGGCTCCTGGGTGAGGGCAGGGCGATCGTCGCCATCGTGCTGGTGGGGGCGATCCTCACCTATGGCGGCGTCTCGCTGTTCGTCGCGGTCTTCGCGGTCTACCCCTTCGCCGCCGAGCTGTTTCGCCGCTCGAACATCCCGAAGCGCTTGATCCCGGGAACGATCGCGCTCGGCGCCTTCACCTTCACCATGGACACCCTGCCGGGCACGCCGCAGATCCAGAACATCATCCCGGCCTCCTTCTTCAAGACCGACGCCTACGCCGCCCCCTGGCTCGGGATCATCGGCGCGCTCTTCGTGTTCTGCGTCGGCGTCGCCTATCTCGAATGGCGCCGCCGCCGGGCCGGGGACGAGGGGTACGGCGAGGGCCACAGCAACGAGCCGCAGGCGGTCGAGGATCGGGTCGTCATCCATCCCCTGGTCGCGATCCTGCCGCTCCTCATCGTCGGGATCGGCAACAAGCTGTTGCTCGCCTGGATCACGGCGGCCTACGGCGAGCAGGCGAGCGCCGCGCTGACCCCGGAAATGGCCGCCCACCCGGTCACGGTCCAGGTCAAGACCGTGGCGGCGATCTGGGCGGTGCAGGGCGCGCTCCTGCTCGGCATCCTCGCCACCGTGATCCTCGGCTTCCGCAACCTCGCGGAGCGTTTTTCCGAGGGGTCGAAGGCGGCGGTGGCGGGCTCGCTCCTGGCCGGCATGAACACCGCCACCGAGTACGGCTTCGGCGCGGTCATCGCCGCGCTTCCGGGCTTCAAGGTGATCTCGGACGCGCTCTCGGCGATCCCCAACCCGCTGATCAACGAGGCGGTGACGGTCAACGTGCTCGCCGGCGTCACCGGCTCGGCCTCGGGCGGGCTCTCGATCGCGCTGGGTGCGCTGTCCGGCCGCTTCGTCGAGGCGGCGCAGGCGGCCGGCATCCCGCTCGAGGTGATGCACCGCGTCGCCTCCATGGCGAGCGGCGGCATGGACACCCTGCCCCATAACGGCGCGGTGATCACCCTGCTCGCCGTCACCGGGCTCACCCATCGACAGTCCTACGGCGACATCTTTGCCATCACGATCATCAAGACCGTGGCCGTGTTCTTCGTCATCGGCGTCTACTATCTCACCGGCTTGGTCTGA
- a CDS encoding winged helix-turn-helix transcriptional regulator encodes MEPGSPDHEGREDCAPRRILALFSTKWTSMVLHTLHSLHGGRARTGVLHRSLPGISKKMLTQTLREMEGSGLVTRHVEGTVPPAVEYRITPLGCRFVEPVELLYAWSRANADALDSLGPRSNTRR; translated from the coding sequence ATGGAGCCGGGAAGCCCGGACCACGAGGGGCGGGAGGATTGCGCGCCGCGGCGGATCCTGGCGCTGTTCTCGACCAAATGGACCAGCATGGTCCTGCACACGCTCCACAGCCTCCACGGGGGACGCGCCCGCACCGGCGTGCTCCACCGCAGCCTGCCCGGCATCTCGAAGAAGATGCTGACCCAGACGCTGCGGGAAATGGAGGGCAGCGGCCTCGTCACCCGCCATGTCGAGGGCACGGTGCCGCCCGCCGTGGAGTACCGGATCACCCCGCTCGGGTGCCGCTTCGTGGAGCCGGTGGAACTGCTCTACGCCTGGAGCCGGGCCAATGCCGACGCCCTCGACAGCCTCGGCCCTCGCTCGAACACCCGGCGATGA
- a CDS encoding SDR family oxidoreductase, whose product MTGTALIAGVGGIVGNNLARHLVGRGWTVEGLARRPPDIAGVTPVAADLLDPDALARALDGHAPSHVFLATWLRQATEAENIRVNAAMVANLLEALRPAGSVRHVALVTGLKHYLGPFEAYGKGSLPPTPFREDLPRLPVENFYYAQEDAVFEAAARQNFTWSVHRPHTIVGYALGNAMNMGVTLAVYATLCRETGRPFRFPGSAAQWNGLTDVTDARLLARHLEWAALTPAAHNEAFNVVNGDVFRWKWMWGQLARWFGVEPAPFDGEINPLEHQLAGAAPLWAEIAARHGLIEPDLNRLASAWHTDADLGRPIEVVTDMSKSRRLGFLDYQPSDDAFFDLFERLRADRVIP is encoded by the coding sequence ATGACCGGAACGGCACTGATCGCGGGCGTCGGCGGCATCGTCGGCAACAATCTCGCCCGACACCTCGTCGGGCGGGGCTGGACGGTCGAGGGGCTTGCCCGCCGCCCGCCGGACATCGCCGGCGTCACGCCGGTGGCCGCGGATCTGCTCGACCCCGACGCCCTGGCCCGGGCGCTCGACGGCCATGCGCCCAGCCACGTCTTCCTCGCCACTTGGCTGCGCCAAGCCACGGAGGCCGAGAACATCCGCGTGAACGCGGCGATGGTCGCAAATCTGCTCGAGGCCCTGCGCCCGGCCGGCAGCGTGCGCCACGTGGCGCTGGTGACGGGCCTCAAGCACTATCTCGGGCCGTTCGAGGCCTACGGCAAAGGCAGCCTGCCGCCGACGCCGTTTCGCGAAGACCTGCCGCGCCTTCCGGTCGAGAATTTCTACTACGCGCAGGAGGATGCGGTGTTCGAGGCCGCCGCGCGCCAGAATTTCACCTGGAGCGTGCACCGCCCGCACACGATCGTCGGCTACGCGCTCGGCAACGCCATGAACATGGGCGTGACGCTGGCCGTCTACGCCACGCTCTGCCGCGAGACCGGGCGCCCCTTCCGCTTCCCCGGCTCGGCGGCGCAGTGGAACGGGCTCACCGACGTCACCGATGCGCGGCTCCTGGCCCGTCACCTCGAATGGGCGGCGCTGACGCCGGCCGCGCACAATGAGGCCTTCAACGTCGTCAACGGCGACGTCTTCCGCTGGAAATGGATGTGGGGACAACTCGCCCGATGGTTCGGGGTCGAACCCGCGCCCTTCGACGGGGAGATCAATCCGCTCGAACACCAATTGGCGGGCGCCGCCCCGCTCTGGGCGGAGATCGCGGCGCGCCACGGCCTGATCGAGCCCGACCTCAACCGCCTGGCCTCGGCCTGGCACACCGATGCCGATCTCGGCCGCCCGATCGAGGTCGTCACCGACATGAGCAAGAGCCGGCGCCTGGGATTCCTCGACTACCAGCCCTCGGACGACGCCTTCTTCGACCTGTTCGAACGGCTGCGGGCGGACAGGGTCATCCCGTGA
- a CDS encoding aspartate ammonia-lyase: MVAKAGAIAAAERAARPGPPGAAARRAAETPPHEEDLAVATVRKVAMEGAKTRSEHDLLGDAEVPADALWGIHTKRAVANFPITGVPVGHYPDLVRALALVKQAAARANHRLGYLPAGKAAIIDEACTLVATDPVYAESFVVDAIQGGAGTSTNMNVNEVIANVGLRLMGRAPGDYAALHPNDDVNMAQSTNDAYPTALRLAVIFATQPLVKALDDLAYAFKSKAVEFADVLKMGRTQLQDAVPMTLGQEFDGFHATIKEDVARLNEIVGLFREVNLGATAIGTGINADPRYAALAVEELSRLSGQPMVLASNLIEATSDLGAFVLFSGTLKRVAVKLSKICNDLRLLSSGPRAGFGEIRLPAVQAGSSIMPGKVNPVIPEVVNQVAYMVIGHDLTVTLCAEGGQLQLNAFEPTIGYCVLSSLRMLSAAIDTLTKRCVEGIEADRERCRSLVQGSIGLVTALAPTLGYEASSRIARRALRENRTVADLVLEEGLLTEAQLNGLLELEAMTHPTRRQKAGTVG; this comes from the coding sequence GTGGTAGCCAAGGCCGGGGCCATCGCGGCGGCCGAGCGGGCCGCCCGCCCGGGTCCGCCCGGCGCGGCAGCGCGCCGCGCCGCGGAAACGCCGCCCCATGAGGAGGATCTCGCCGTCGCCACCGTGCGCAAGGTGGCGATGGAGGGCGCCAAGACCCGCTCCGAGCACGATCTGCTCGGCGATGCCGAGGTGCCGGCGGACGCGCTGTGGGGCATCCACACCAAGCGCGCGGTGGCGAACTTCCCGATCACCGGCGTGCCGGTCGGCCATTATCCGGATCTCGTGCGGGCGCTCGCCCTGGTGAAGCAGGCGGCCGCGCGGGCCAACCACCGGCTCGGCTACCTGCCGGCGGGGAAGGCCGCGATCATCGACGAGGCCTGCACCCTCGTCGCGACCGACCCGGTCTACGCCGAATCCTTCGTGGTCGACGCGATCCAGGGCGGGGCCGGCACCTCGACCAACATGAACGTCAACGAGGTCATCGCCAATGTCGGCCTGAGGCTGATGGGACGGGCGCCGGGCGACTACGCCGCTTTGCACCCCAACGACGACGTCAACATGGCGCAATCCACCAACGACGCCTACCCGACGGCCCTGCGGCTCGCGGTGATCTTCGCCACGCAACCGCTGGTGAAGGCGCTCGACGACCTCGCCTACGCCTTCAAGAGCAAGGCGGTGGAATTCGCCGACGTGCTGAAGATGGGCCGCACCCAGCTCCAGGACGCGGTACCGATGACCTTGGGCCAGGAGTTCGACGGCTTCCACGCCACGATCAAGGAGGATGTGGCGCGGCTGAACGAGATCGTCGGCCTGTTCCGCGAGGTGAATCTCGGCGCGACCGCGATCGGCACCGGCATCAACGCCGACCCGCGCTACGCCGCGCTGGCGGTGGAGGAGCTGTCGCGGCTCTCCGGCCAGCCGATGGTGCTGGCCTCCAACCTGATCGAGGCGACCTCGGATCTCGGCGCCTTCGTGCTGTTCTCCGGCACCCTGAAGCGCGTCGCGGTCAAGCTCTCGAAGATCTGCAACGACCTGCGCCTGCTCTCGTCCGGCCCCCGCGCGGGCTTCGGCGAGATCCGCCTGCCCGCGGTGCAGGCCGGCTCCTCGATCATGCCGGGCAAGGTCAACCCGGTCATCCCGGAGGTGGTCAATCAGGTCGCCTACATGGTGATCGGCCACGACCTGACCGTGACCCTCTGCGCCGAGGGCGGCCAGCTCCAGCTCAACGCCTTCGAACCGACCATCGGCTACTGCGTGCTGAGCTCGCTGCGGATGCTGAGCGCGGCCATCGACACCCTGACCAAGCGCTGCGTCGAGGGCATCGAGGCCGACCGCGAGCGCTGCCGCAGCCTCGTCCAGGGCTCAATCGGCCTCGTCACGGCGCTGGCGCCGACGCTCGGCTACGAGGCGAGCTCCCGCATCGCCCGCCGCGCGCTCCGAGAGAACCGCACGGTGGCGGATCTGGTGCTGGAGGAGGGCCTGCTCACCGAGGCCCAGCTCAATGGGCTTCTGGAGCTCGAGGCCATGACCCATCCGACCCGGCGGCAGAAGGCCGGGACGGTGGGCTGA
- a CDS encoding alginate export family protein: MPAATVKAPKAQSGPYFAAQPAQPPNFLYRALGEPENWRISGSFRPRVEGIANQFRPVPTFPANDILNSYLTTLYVEYGVKGPVRFGVELFDSRGYFQQRNSSAFTTEINALEPGQAYLNFDTGDLGGEGSKSSLTVGRFTKNIGSRRLVSRQQFRNTINAYTGVTFDWQGLDKDKFTALWVMPHTRLPDDVNGILDNGIEFDRESLNLQLFGASYTFANIFGGTFELYGYGLYEQDSGTGLRSVQTRDRRLFTPGLRLARSPRVGEFDYDFEGIYQTGLARETAAATDQRDLTVSAYFVHAEVGYTLDHAWKPRLSLHYDQASGDRNNDGKFTRFDTLFGARRFEYGPTGLYGPVQRANLISPSIRAEITPSKVWDAFIAYRPLWLESATDTFAATLIRDRTGRSGTFAGHQIEGRLRYWIIPNEMILDTGLAYLAKGDFLRNAPNAPDTGDTFYGYLNTTLFF, encoded by the coding sequence GTGCCGGCCGCGACGGTCAAGGCCCCCAAGGCACAGAGCGGGCCCTACTTCGCGGCCCAGCCGGCCCAGCCGCCGAACTTCCTCTACAGAGCACTCGGCGAGCCGGAGAACTGGCGCATCAGCGGCTCGTTCCGCCCCCGGGTGGAGGGGATCGCCAACCAGTTCCGCCCGGTGCCGACGTTTCCCGCCAACGACATCCTGAACTCGTATCTCACCACCCTCTACGTGGAGTACGGCGTGAAGGGCCCTGTGCGCTTCGGGGTCGAGCTCTTCGACAGCCGCGGCTACTTCCAGCAGCGCAACTCCTCCGCCTTCACCACGGAGATCAACGCCCTCGAACCGGGCCAGGCCTATCTCAACTTCGACACCGGCGATCTCGGTGGCGAGGGCTCGAAGAGCAGCCTCACGGTCGGCCGCTTCACCAAGAATATCGGCTCGCGCCGCCTCGTCTCGCGCCAGCAGTTCCGCAACACCATCAACGCCTATACCGGCGTGACCTTCGACTGGCAGGGCCTGGACAAGGACAAGTTCACGGCGCTGTGGGTGATGCCGCACACGCGCCTGCCCGACGACGTCAACGGCATTCTCGACAACGGCATCGAGTTCGACCGCGAGAGCCTGAACCTGCAGCTCTTCGGCGCCTCCTACACCTTCGCCAACATCTTCGGCGGCACGTTCGAACTCTACGGCTACGGCCTCTACGAGCAGGATTCGGGCACCGGCCTGCGCTCGGTCCAGACCCGCGACCGGCGCCTGTTCACCCCCGGCCTGCGGCTCGCCCGCTCGCCGCGGGTCGGCGAATTCGACTACGATTTCGAGGGGATCTACCAGACCGGGCTGGCCCGCGAAACCGCCGCGGCCACCGACCAGCGCGATCTCACCGTCTCGGCCTATTTCGTCCATGCGGAGGTCGGCTACACCCTCGACCACGCGTGGAAGCCGAGGCTGTCGCTGCACTACGACCAGGCCAGCGGCGACCGGAACAACGACGGCAAGTTCACCCGCTTCGACACGCTGTTCGGCGCCCGGCGCTTCGAGTACGGCCCGACCGGCCTCTACGGCCCGGTGCAGCGCGCCAACCTGATCTCGCCCTCGATCCGCGCCGAGATCACCCCGAGCAAGGTGTGGGACGCCTTCATCGCCTATCGCCCGCTCTGGCTGGAGAGCGCCACCGACACCTTCGCCGCGACCCTGATCCGCGACCGCACCGGCCGCTCCGGCACCTTCGCCGGCCATCAGATCGAGGGCCGCCTGCGCTACTGGATCATCCCCAACGAGATGATCCTCGACACCGGTCTCGCTTATCTCGCCAAGGGCGACTTCCTGCGCAACGCCCCCAACGCGCCGGATACGGGCGACACCTTCTACGGCTACCTCAACACGACGCTGTTCTTCTGA
- a CDS encoding porin yields the protein MERGATTRLAGATIAVAAAMAIDAARAADLPVKTAVPIEYVRVCSASGAGFFYIPGTDTCLRVSGRARFEAGYIPVQNRTNSSGDLSQYRGLMRLNFDARTQTGYGTLRAFLRVEAASRTGVFMTSGTQQRIGNAFPGTGQDAFGRVQNYFVTEKAFVQFAGLTAGRASSFFDFYAHDYELIGSTAGSDVPSTNLLAYTYKTAEGWSATLSMEDPNVRKNPFYAASAGPTATTPGQSGLNNVFITAPSPVILGTNADGTANTAVFVDTVQRSRMPDFVGALRYDAGWGSVQLSAAVKDVNIGGFIANSGLSTLTAAPGSATGPVGAGTAAALLATRGLTSGAQTDYGWAVQGGLKVNLPWIAPGDGLYLQGAYGEGALVYTGFSYFTGTYGSQLNPVQGAPFMHALADAVINPLTGRIDLSTSFTATASFLHYWTPEWRSAFFGSYGEVGFRRGTREAFSLVNGLVGATAPPTGAAFASSPILRDNYQIIAGTSLIWSPVKDLDIGIEGTYIGTGPLGGRVADASRPVTVNGLPAYTEKRYDTTQIRMRVQRDF from the coding sequence ATGGAGCGGGGTGCAACGACACGTCTCGCGGGAGCCACGATCGCGGTCGCTGCCGCGATGGCCATCGACGCCGCCCGGGCGGCTGACCTGCCCGTCAAGACGGCGGTCCCGATCGAGTACGTCCGGGTCTGCAGCGCGAGCGGTGCAGGCTTCTTCTATATCCCTGGTACCGATACCTGCCTGCGCGTTTCCGGCCGGGCCCGCTTCGAGGCCGGCTACATCCCCGTCCAGAACCGCACCAACAGCTCGGGCGACCTGTCGCAGTACCGCGGGCTGATGCGCCTGAACTTCGATGCGCGCACTCAGACCGGCTACGGGACCCTGCGCGCCTTCCTGCGCGTGGAGGCCGCGAGCCGCACCGGCGTGTTCATGACGTCGGGCACGCAGCAACGCATCGGCAACGCCTTTCCGGGGACCGGTCAGGACGCGTTCGGCCGGGTCCAGAACTACTTCGTGACCGAGAAGGCCTTCGTTCAATTCGCCGGGCTGACCGCGGGCCGCGCCTCCTCGTTCTTCGACTTCTACGCCCACGATTACGAGCTGATCGGCTCGACGGCGGGGTCGGACGTGCCCTCCACCAACCTCCTGGCCTACACGTACAAGACGGCGGAGGGCTGGTCGGCGACGCTGTCGATGGAGGATCCGAACGTCCGCAAGAACCCGTTCTACGCCGCCTCGGCCGGCCCCACCGCGACCACCCCCGGCCAGAGCGGCCTGAACAACGTCTTCATCACCGCTCCGAGCCCCGTCATCCTCGGCACCAACGCCGACGGCACCGCCAACACGGCCGTCTTCGTCGACACGGTGCAGCGCTCGCGCATGCCGGACTTCGTCGGGGCGCTGCGCTACGATGCGGGCTGGGGCTCGGTCCAGCTCTCGGCCGCCGTCAAGGACGTCAATATCGGCGGCTTCATCGCCAATTCCGGCCTCTCCACCCTGACCGCCGCGCCGGGTTCCGCCACCGGGCCGGTGGGCGCCGGCACCGCCGCGGCCCTGCTCGCCACCCGCGGCCTCACATCGGGAGCGCAGACCGATTACGGTTGGGCGGTGCAGGGCGGCCTCAAGGTCAACCTGCCCTGGATCGCCCCGGGGGACGGGCTCTACCTGCAGGGCGCCTACGGCGAGGGCGCGCTGGTTTATACCGGCTTCTCGTACTTCACCGGCACCTATGGCAGCCAGCTCAACCCGGTGCAGGGCGCCCCCTTCATGCACGCCCTGGCCGACGCGGTGATCAACCCGCTGACCGGCCGGATCGACCTCTCGACGAGCTTCACGGCGACCGCCTCCTTCCTGCATTACTGGACGCCCGAATGGCGCTCCGCCTTCTTCGGCAGCTATGGCGAGGTCGGGTTCCGGCGCGGCACCCGCGAGGCGTTCAGTCTCGTCAACGGTCTCGTCGGCGCCACCGCGCCGCCGACCGGCGCGGCCTTCGCGTCGAGCCCGATCCTGCGCGACAACTACCAGATCATCGCCGGCACCAGCCTGATCTGGTCGCCGGTCAAGGATCTCGATATCGGCATCGAGGGAACCTACATCGGCACCGGCCCGCTCGGCGGGCGCGTCGCCGACGCGAGCCGCCCCGTCACCGTGAACGGCCTGCCGGCCTATACCGAGAAGCGCTACGACACGACGCAAATCCGCATGCGGGTCCAGCGCGACTTCTGA
- a CDS encoding amino acid ABC transporter substrate-binding protein has translation MHLSHALLLAALAIPAATAPVGAQELSGTLKKVKDTGAITIGYRDSSVPFSYLDGNQKPVGYAYEICLKIADAVKEHLKLDKLEVKLNPVTSATRIPLIANGTIDLECGSTTNNADRQKQAAFTNTHFLTATRYVAKREKGLDKTDDLKGRTVVSTSGTTNIRQINEINAARGLGMRILPAKDHAEAFLMVETGRADAFVMDDVLLASLVAGSKTPDAYAISSEAQSKPEPYGIMLRKDDAPFKAVADAATAKLYKSPEGKALYEKWFTQAIPPRGINLKLPLSEPMQKALAHPSDSADPAAY, from the coding sequence ATGCACCTGAGCCACGCGCTTCTCCTCGCCGCCCTCGCGATTCCGGCGGCCACGGCACCAGTCGGCGCGCAGGAGTTGAGCGGAACCCTCAAGAAGGTGAAGGACACCGGCGCAATCACGATCGGCTATCGCGACTCCTCGGTGCCGTTCTCCTATCTCGACGGCAACCAGAAGCCGGTGGGCTACGCCTACGAGATCTGCCTCAAGATCGCCGACGCGGTCAAAGAGCATCTGAAGCTCGACAAGCTGGAGGTGAAGCTCAATCCGGTCACCTCGGCGACCCGCATCCCGCTGATCGCCAACGGCACGATCGACCTCGAATGCGGCTCGACCACCAACAATGCCGACCGCCAGAAGCAGGCCGCCTTCACCAACACCCACTTCCTCACCGCGACCCGCTACGTCGCCAAGCGGGAGAAGGGCCTCGACAAGACCGACGATCTCAAGGGCCGCACCGTGGTCTCGACCTCGGGCACGACCAACATCCGCCAGATCAACGAAATCAACGCGGCCCGCGGCCTCGGCATGCGGATCCTGCCGGCCAAGGACCATGCGGAGGCCTTCCTGATGGTCGAGACGGGCCGCGCCGATGCCTTCGTGATGGACGACGTGCTGCTCGCCTCCCTGGTTGCCGGCTCGAAGACGCCGGACGCCTACGCCATATCCTCGGAGGCGCAGTCGAAGCCCGAGCCCTACGGGATCATGCTGCGCAAGGACGATGCGCCCTTCAAGGCGGTGGCCGACGCGGCGACCGCGAAGCTCTACAAGAGCCCGGAGGGCAAGGCGCTCTACGAGAAGTGGTTCACGCAAGCCATCCCGCCGCGGGGCATCAACCTCAAGCTCCCGCTGAGCGAGCCGATGCAGAAGGCCCTCGCCCATCCCAGCGACAGCGCCGACCCGGCCGCCTATTGA
- a CDS encoding amino acid ABC transporter permease encodes MNYTWNWGIFQEPSPEGVGTYADMLLSGLSWTIATALASWVIAFILGSVIGVMRTLPSKAANAVGTAYVELFRNVPLLVQMFLWYFVLPELLPAGLGTAVKQLPDAPFYTAVLCLGFFTASRVAEQVRAGIQSLPRGQRMAGTAMGFTTVQTYRHVLLPNAYRVILPPLTSEFLNNLKNTSVALTIGLLELTARARSMQEFSFQVFEAFTAATILYLLLNLVVIAGATLLERAVAVPGGR; translated from the coding sequence ATGAACTACACCTGGAACTGGGGCATCTTCCAAGAGCCCTCGCCCGAGGGCGTAGGCACCTACGCCGACATGCTGCTCTCGGGCCTGTCCTGGACGATCGCCACGGCGCTCGCCTCCTGGGTCATCGCCTTCATCCTCGGCTCGGTGATCGGGGTGATGCGCACGCTGCCGTCGAAAGCCGCGAACGCGGTCGGCACGGCCTATGTCGAGCTGTTCCGCAACGTGCCGCTGCTGGTGCAGATGTTCCTCTGGTACTTCGTGCTGCCGGAACTCCTGCCCGCAGGCCTCGGCACGGCGGTGAAGCAGTTGCCCGACGCGCCGTTCTACACCGCGGTGCTGTGCCTCGGCTTCTTCACCGCCTCGCGGGTGGCCGAGCAGGTGCGGGCGGGCATCCAGTCGCTGCCGCGGGGCCAGCGGATGGCCGGCACGGCCATGGGCTTCACCACGGTCCAGACCTATCGCCACGTGCTGCTGCCCAACGCCTACCGGGTCATCCTGCCGCCGCTCACCTCGGAATTCCTCAACAACCTCAAGAACACCTCGGTGGCGCTGACCATCGGCCTCCTCGAACTGACGGCCCGGGCCCGCTCGATGCAGGAATTCTCGTTCCAGGTCTTCGAGGCCTTCACGGCGGCCACCATCCTCTACCTCCTCCTCAACCTGGTTGTGATCGCGGGCGCGACCCTGCTGGAGCGGGCCGTCGCCGTGCCGGGGGGGCGCTAG
- a CDS encoding amino acid ABC transporter permease has product MFANFDFSVIGASLPYLFGQGMVFTLTLTALAATGGIVFGTLLAMMRLSSIPGLTHAAKLYVELMRSLPLVLVIFWFYFLVPYLGAWATGSATPIQVGAFSSALITFTLFEAAYFAEIMRAGIQSIPKGQSAAARALGMSYAQTMRLVVLPQALRNMLPLLLTQTIVLFQDTSLVYVLSLTDFLGAASKVAQRDGRLVEMYLFAALVYFAVCFTASMLVRRLQARTAIVR; this is encoded by the coding sequence ATGTTCGCGAATTTCGACTTCTCGGTCATCGGCGCCTCGCTGCCCTACCTGTTCGGGCAGGGCATGGTGTTCACGCTGACGCTGACCGCGCTCGCCGCGACCGGGGGCATCGTGTTCGGCACGCTTCTCGCCATGATGCGGCTGTCGAGCATCCCCGGCCTCACGCACGCGGCCAAGCTCTACGTCGAGCTGATGCGCTCGCTGCCGCTCGTGCTGGTGATCTTCTGGTTCTACTTCCTCGTCCCCTATCTCGGCGCCTGGGCGACGGGCTCGGCCACGCCGATCCAGGTCGGCGCCTTCTCCTCGGCACTGATCACCTTCACCCTGTTCGAGGCGGCCTACTTCGCCGAGATCATGCGCGCCGGGATCCAGTCGATCCCCAAGGGGCAGAGCGCGGCGGCCCGGGCGCTCGGCATGAGCTACGCGCAGACGATGCGGCTCGTGGTTCTGCCGCAGGCGCTGCGCAACATGCTGCCGCTGCTGCTGACCCAGACGATCGTGCTCTTCCAGGACACCTCTCTCGTCTACGTGCTCTCGCTGACCGATTTCCTGGGCGCGGCCTCCAAGGTCGCGCAGCGCGACGGGCGGCTCGTGGAAATGTACCTGTTCGCCGCGCTCGTCTACTTCGCCGTCTGCTTCACGGCCTCGATGCTGGTGCGCCGGCTCCAGGCCCGCACGGCGATCGTCCGGTGA
- a CDS encoding amino acid ABC transporter ATP-binding protein, with amino-acid sequence MIAIEAVSKWYGEFRVLSGCSTAVSRGEVVVVCGPSGSGKSTLLKCVNALESFQEGQITVDGTRVRDRATNLPRLRARVGMVFQHFELFPHLSVIDNLTLAPRKVLGRSKEAATKRGLDLLARVGLSAHAQKHPGQLSGGQQQRVAIARALAMDPVVMLFDEPTSALDPEMVGEVLDVMVELARDGMTMMVVTHEMGFARKVADRVVFMDRGEIVEDVPKDTFFDRPRSERAQQFLSKILAH; translated from the coding sequence ATGATCGCCATCGAGGCGGTGTCGAAGTGGTACGGCGAATTCCGCGTCCTGTCCGGCTGCTCCACCGCGGTGAGCCGGGGCGAGGTGGTGGTGGTCTGCGGCCCCTCGGGCTCGGGCAAGTCGACGCTGCTGAAATGCGTCAACGCCCTGGAGTCGTTCCAGGAGGGGCAGATCACCGTCGACGGCACGCGGGTGCGGGACAGGGCCACCAACCTGCCGCGGCTGCGCGCGCGGGTCGGCATGGTGTTCCAGCATTTCGAGCTGTTCCCGCATCTGAGCGTCATCGACAACCTGACGCTCGCCCCGCGCAAGGTGCTCGGGCGCTCGAAGGAGGCGGCGACCAAGCGCGGCCTCGACCTCCTGGCGCGGGTCGGGCTCTCGGCCCATGCGCAGAAGCATCCGGGCCAGCTCTCGGGCGGGCAGCAGCAGCGGGTGGCGATCGCCCGGGCGCTGGCCATGGACCCGGTGGTGATGCTGTTCGACGAGCCGACCTCGGCGCTCGATCCGGAGATGGTCGGCGAGGTGCTCGACGTGATGGTGGAACTGGCCCGCGACGGCATGACCATGATGGTCGTGACCCACGAGATGGGATTCGCCCGCAAGGTGGCGGACCGGGTGGTGTTCATGGATCGCGGCGAGATCGTCGAGGATGTCCCGAAGGATACCTTCTTCGACCGGCCCCGCAGCGAGCGGGCCCAGCAATTCCTGTCGAAGATCCTCGCTCATTGA